A genomic window from Gemmatimonadaceae bacterium includes:
- a CDS encoding SDR family NAD(P)-dependent oxidoreductase, which produces MTTERRDARMRLAGRTAVVTGAGSGIGRATALALADRGCHLALADVDAVRLAETARSAARDGVRVSEHSIDLSDRRQVEALPAAVFAAHPGVDLLFNIAGVGLAGTHDQVTDDDLAWVMGVNFWGVAWMTRAFLPLLRRSDDARLVNVSSVFGLAAPAGNVAYAASKFAVRGFSEALRWELEDSGIGVTVVHPGGVATNIANDARVPAGVDEAEMERKRRFSNARLRMPPSRAGEIIVRGVERRKPRILVGWDAVAISILTRLMPVRYWSVLRRWVREEPR; this is translated from the coding sequence GTGACGACTGAACGGCGGGACGCACGGATGCGGCTGGCGGGCCGCACAGCCGTAGTGACTGGTGCAGGCAGCGGAATCGGGCGCGCGACGGCGCTGGCCTTGGCCGACCGCGGCTGCCATCTCGCGCTGGCAGACGTTGACGCCGTACGGCTCGCGGAGACGGCGCGGAGTGCGGCGCGCGACGGAGTGCGTGTGAGCGAGCACTCCATCGACCTCTCCGATCGCCGTCAGGTCGAGGCGCTGCCGGCGGCGGTGTTCGCAGCGCATCCCGGCGTGGACCTGCTCTTCAACATCGCGGGCGTCGGACTTGCCGGCACGCACGACCAGGTCACGGACGATGACCTTGCCTGGGTGATGGGCGTGAACTTCTGGGGCGTGGCGTGGATGACGCGGGCGTTCCTGCCGCTGCTGCGGCGCAGCGACGACGCGCGCCTGGTCAACGTGTCCAGTGTGTTCGGGTTGGCGGCGCCAGCCGGCAACGTGGCCTACGCAGCGAGCAAGTTTGCGGTGCGCGGATTCAGCGAGGCGTTGCGCTGGGAACTCGAGGACAGCGGCATCGGCGTGACGGTGGTGCATCCGGGCGGCGTCGCGACGAACATCGCCAACGACGCGCGCGTGCCGGCGGGCGTGGACGAGGCGGAAATGGAGCGGAAGCGCCGGTTCTCGAACGCGCGGCTGCGGATGCCGCCGTCGCGGGCGGGTGAGATCATCGTGCGTGGCGTGGAGCGGCGGAAGCCGCGCATCCTCGTCGGCTGGGATGCGGTAGCGATCTCCATCCTGACGCGGCTGATGCCGGTGCGGTACTGGAGCGTCTTGCGGCGCTGGGTGCGCGAAGAGCCGCGCTAG
- the queG gene encoding tRNA epoxyqueuosine(34) reductase QueG, which yields MTALEPRLKAQALGLGFDLVGIAALGPVATAPQFRNWLDAGFHGEMDYLARGAELRNDTTRPAPGMRSAVVVALDYGGKQPDGPVARYARGADYHRVMWDRLDELLAWVRAGCGSNIGGRAYVDTGPILERDLAQRAGLGWTGKNTMLINPKVGSFFFLGALFLDVALEPDLPFEEDHCGSCTRCLDACPTQAFVAPQVMDARRCISYLTIESREAIPAEFHAAVGEHLYGCDVCQDVCPWNVKFAREQGDAALAPRAPIEGRNAAELADWLLALDDVGYREAFRGSAMKRAKLSGLQRNAALVRANLAPRRDA from the coding sequence ATGACTGCGCTCGAGCCGCGACTGAAGGCCCAGGCCCTCGGGCTCGGCTTCGATCTCGTCGGCATCGCCGCGCTCGGCCCTGTCGCCACCGCCCCCCAGTTCCGCAACTGGCTCGACGCCGGCTTCCACGGTGAGATGGACTACCTCGCGCGCGGCGCCGAGCTCCGCAACGATACCACACGTCCCGCACCGGGGATGCGCTCCGCCGTCGTCGTCGCGCTCGACTACGGCGGCAAGCAGCCCGATGGCCCCGTCGCGCGGTACGCGCGCGGCGCCGACTACCATCGCGTGATGTGGGACCGCCTCGACGAGCTGCTCGCCTGGGTGCGCGCGGGTTGCGGCAGCAACATCGGGGGCCGCGCCTACGTGGACACCGGACCGATCCTGGAACGGGACCTTGCCCAGCGCGCCGGCCTCGGCTGGACCGGCAAGAACACGATGCTCATCAATCCGAAAGTTGGATCGTTCTTTTTTCTCGGCGCGCTGTTCCTTGACGTGGCGCTCGAGCCGGACTTGCCATTCGAGGAAGACCACTGCGGCAGTTGCACCCGCTGTCTCGACGCGTGCCCGACGCAAGCCTTCGTCGCGCCGCAGGTGATGGATGCGCGGCGTTGCATCTCGTATCTCACCATCGAGTCGCGCGAGGCAATTCCTGCGGAGTTCCACGCCGCCGTCGGCGAGCATCTCTATGGCTGTGACGTCTGCCAGGACGTGTGCCCGTGGAACGTGAAGTTCGCGCGGGAGCAGGGGGATGCGGCGTTGGCGCCGCGCGCGCCGATTGAAGGCCGCAATGCCGCTGAGCTCGCGGACTGGCTGCTCGCCCTGGACGACGTCGGCTACCGCGAGGCCTTCCGCGGCTCGGCGATGAAACGCGCCAAGCTCAGCGGCCTCCAGCGCAATGCCGCCCTCGTGCGTGCGAACCTCGCGCCGCGGCGCGACGCCTAG
- a CDS encoding 1-acyl-sn-glycerol-3-phosphate acyltransferase, with product MWLYRAMPLISELAVRAYYRVTVAGARLPADGPVLIVANHNNSLVDPALVAAMAGRKVRFMAKAPLFTHPLIGWLIKGVGSVPVYRQQDDPTKLSQNLDSFRDVHRVLAQGDVVGIFPEGISHSMSRLAPLKTGAARIALGAAAQRGTDFPIIAMGLVFRDRDRFRSEAHVIIGEAFSWQDLLGDANARAAVRTLTERIEQSMRAVSLNLERWEDEPLVRTAEAVWRTEFGAEPTPAAEVERLRVTTEALQALREGGATTWRETAVELRAHGRALAKLGLTPETLITDVSAGAALRWTLARLPLLPLLPISLLGGIYFWIPKRITVAAAAHTARMEGDDTIVTHRVLVGGIAFPLWFLTGAAVACWCWGWMAGALALLLQPVWAFAALAVGERRRAMWTAVRRYLMRRGNARRLAPLRERQRALAERLRQLLARTVVVPS from the coding sequence ATGTGGCTCTACCGGGCGATGCCCCTGATCTCCGAGCTGGCGGTGCGCGCGTACTACCGCGTGACGGTGGCCGGCGCGCGCCTGCCGGCCGACGGGCCGGTGCTGATCGTCGCCAACCACAACAACTCGTTGGTGGACCCGGCGCTCGTCGCCGCGATGGCGGGCCGCAAGGTGCGCTTTATGGCCAAGGCGCCGCTGTTCACGCATCCGCTCATCGGCTGGCTCATCAAGGGCGTGGGTTCGGTGCCGGTGTACCGGCAGCAGGACGACCCGACGAAGCTTTCGCAGAACCTCGATAGCTTCCGCGACGTGCACCGCGTGCTCGCGCAGGGCGACGTGGTGGGCATCTTCCCGGAAGGCATCTCGCACTCGATGTCTCGCCTCGCCCCGCTGAAGACCGGCGCGGCGCGCATCGCCCTCGGTGCGGCGGCACAGCGCGGCACGGACTTCCCGATCATCGCGATGGGGCTCGTGTTCCGCGACCGAGACAGGTTCCGCTCGGAGGCACACGTCATCATCGGCGAGGCCTTCTCCTGGCAGGACCTGCTCGGCGATGCCAACGCGCGCGCCGCGGTGCGCACGCTCACGGAGCGCATCGAGCAGTCAATGCGCGCAGTGTCGCTGAACCTGGAGCGGTGGGAAGACGAACCGCTGGTGCGGACGGCGGAAGCGGTGTGGCGCACCGAGTTCGGCGCCGAGCCCACGCCGGCGGCGGAAGTGGAACGCCTGCGCGTGACGACGGAGGCGTTGCAGGCGCTGCGCGAGGGCGGCGCGACCACTTGGCGCGAGACGGCGGTGGAGCTGCGCGCCCACGGGCGCGCGCTGGCCAAGCTGGGCCTGACGCCAGAGACGCTGATCACCGACGTGAGCGCCGGCGCGGCGCTGCGCTGGACGCTCGCGCGGCTGCCGTTGCTTCCGCTGCTTCCTATCTCGCTGCTCGGCGGGATCTATTTCTGGATCCCGAAGCGCATCACCGTTGCGGCGGCGGCGCACACGGCGCGGATGGAAGGAGACGACACGATCGTCACTCACCGCGTCTTGGTCGGCGGGATCGCGTTCCCACTGTGGTTCCTCACGGGAGCGGCAGTGGCGTGCTGGTGCTGGGGATGGATGGCGGGCGCGCTCGCGCTCTTGCTGCAGCCGGTGTGGGCCTTTGCCGCGCTCGCGGTGGGCGAACGCCGGCGGGCGATGTGGACAGCGGTGCGGCGCTACCTGATGCGCCGCGGCAATGCGCGGCGGTTGGCGCCGCTGCGCGAGCGGCAGCGCGCGCTGGCTGAGCGGCTGCGGCAGCTTCTGGCGCGCACCGTGGTCGTGCCGTCGTAG
- a CDS encoding TIGR00730 family Rossman fold protein, whose product MQTAAREAVEGLKERIDEGFRASGQFPVVKDEVLPRSATDDSIGDFSWALTEDAKLLQYGGPKSDFRTTDPWRVMRITSEFVEGFDKLAGIEKGVSIFGSARTHPDDPQYLAAVETARLLGKTGFSIITGAGPGIMEAANKGARLAGAPSYGCNIELPFEQGANPYVDTLVSFRYFAVRKTMFIKYSSAFIIFPGGFGTFDELFEALTLIQTGKISQFPVVLFGTHYWAGLVRWIQSRVLAERKISPGDMDLMVVTDDPAEAARVVEEAYQLQLKSARRRAKEANGEG is encoded by the coding sequence ATGCAGACCGCGGCCCGCGAAGCGGTGGAAGGCCTCAAGGAACGCATCGACGAAGGCTTCCGCGCCAGCGGCCAGTTTCCGGTCGTGAAGGACGAAGTCCTCCCGCGCTCGGCCACCGACGATTCAATCGGCGACTTCTCGTGGGCGCTGACCGAGGACGCCAAGCTGCTGCAGTATGGCGGCCCGAAGAGCGACTTCCGCACGACGGATCCGTGGCGCGTGATGCGCATTACCTCCGAATTCGTCGAGGGCTTCGACAAGCTCGCGGGCATCGAGAAGGGCGTGAGCATCTTCGGCTCGGCTCGCACGCATCCCGACGACCCGCAGTATCTCGCGGCGGTCGAGACGGCGCGCCTGCTCGGCAAGACGGGCTTCAGCATCATCACCGGTGCAGGCCCCGGCATTATGGAGGCCGCCAACAAGGGTGCACGGCTGGCCGGCGCACCGAGCTACGGCTGCAACATCGAGCTGCCGTTTGAGCAAGGCGCGAATCCGTACGTGGACACGCTGGTGAGCTTTCGCTACTTCGCGGTGCGCAAGACGATGTTCATCAAGTACTCGAGTGCGTTCATCATCTTCCCGGGCGGCTTCGGGACCTTCGATGAACTGTTCGAAGCGCTGACGCTGATCCAGACGGGCAAGATCTCGCAGTTCCCGGTGGTGCTGTTCGGCACGCACTACTGGGCGGGCCTGGTGCGATGGATCCAGTCGCGGGTGCTGGCGGAGCGGAAGATCTCGCCCGGGGATATGGACCTGATGGTGGTGACGGACGATCCGGCCGAGGCTGCCCGCGTGGTGGAAGAAGCTTATCAACTGCAGCTCAAGTCGGCCCGTCGTCGGGCCAAGGAAGCCAATGGCGAAGGGTAA
- a CDS encoding deoxyhypusine synthase: MAKGKDRSRGGFKASRHGDGKLERASAAGDKSSQKKAAEQREAKGAKKVITKATSPFLRGRKIDPRKIDGTETVVQLVEQCFQSYNSGRLREACQLFTDKMLTPTCTVGLTLTGALTPAGLGMSSIIPLIEAGFVDWIISTGANLYHDTHFGLGLSMHRGDPQTSDTVLREEGVVRIYDVFFDYDVLLSTDAFFRKVIRAPEFQRTMSSAEFHHLCGKYLVEREKALGIPQKSLLAAAYRCGVPIYTSSPGDSSIGMNVAALALEGGSCVIDPNQDVNETASIVLNAKRNGESAICIMGGGSPKNFALQTEPQIQEVLGIDERGHDYFLQVTDARPDTGGLSGATPAEAVSWGKIDPDKLPDAVVCYLDSTIALPLLTSYALGKKKKRKLKRLYDKRGALMDRLRAEFEAANS, from the coding sequence ATGGCGAAGGGTAAGGATCGCTCGCGCGGCGGGTTCAAGGCCTCGCGGCACGGCGACGGCAAGCTGGAGCGCGCCAGCGCGGCCGGCGACAAGTCATCGCAGAAGAAGGCCGCCGAGCAACGTGAGGCGAAGGGCGCCAAGAAGGTCATCACCAAGGCGACGAGCCCGTTCCTGCGTGGTCGGAAGATCGATCCGCGCAAGATCGACGGGACCGAGACCGTGGTGCAGCTCGTGGAGCAGTGCTTCCAGAGCTACAACTCGGGCCGGTTGCGCGAAGCCTGCCAGCTCTTCACCGACAAGATGCTGACGCCCACGTGCACGGTGGGCCTGACGCTGACCGGTGCGCTGACGCCGGCGGGGCTGGGGATGAGTTCGATCATCCCGCTGATTGAGGCCGGCTTCGTGGACTGGATCATCTCCACCGGGGCGAACCTCTACCACGACACGCACTTCGGGCTTGGCCTCTCGATGCACCGCGGCGATCCGCAGACCTCGGACACCGTGCTGCGCGAGGAAGGCGTGGTGCGCATCTACGACGTGTTCTTCGACTACGATGTGCTGCTCTCCACCGACGCATTCTTCCGCAAGGTGATCCGCGCGCCGGAGTTCCAGCGCACGATGTCGAGCGCCGAGTTCCATCATCTGTGCGGCAAGTACCTCGTGGAGCGTGAGAAGGCGCTGGGCATCCCGCAAAAGTCGCTGCTGGCGGCGGCGTATCGCTGCGGCGTGCCGATCTACACCTCCAGCCCCGGCGACTCGAGCATCGGGATGAACGTCGCGGCGTTGGCGCTGGAAGGCGGCAGCTGCGTGATCGACCCCAACCAGGACGTAAACGAGACCGCGAGCATCGTGCTCAACGCCAAGCGCAACGGTGAGAGCGCCATCTGCATTATGGGCGGCGGCTCACCCAAGAACTTCGCGTTGCAGACCGAGCCGCAAATCCAGGAAGTGTTGGGCATCGACGAGCGTGGGCACGATTACTTCTTGCAGGTCACCGACGCGCGGCCCGATACGGGCGGCCTCTCCGGCGCGACGCCGGCGGAAGCGGTGAGCTGGGGGAAGATCGATCCCGACAAGCTGCCCGATGCCGTCGTGTGCTATCTGGATAGCACAATCGCGCTGCCGTTGCTGACGAGCTATGCGTTGGGGAAGAAGAAGAAGCGGAAGCTCAAGCGACTGTACGACAAGCGCGGGGCGTTGATGGATCGCCTGCGGGCGGAGTTCGAGGCGGCGAACTCGTAG
- a CDS encoding HmuY family protein, producing the protein MKRILPIALSLALAACATDGVVSPVDLRDEGSMTVIATSNWQFVSLGDSALVSPSPSANASAAWDIAFLGTNVTLNGGDAGPGGVTAACLCQNSAATDEQVLAMTPASQFTAFDTVTSVPLGLAFTSDALTPAIVGWFSGSGAAAAADTTKTWLVRLSDSASFAAVRVKAIAAPTATHAGAVTLEYRLQASEGAALGAAQEITVDAGAAGGTRVDLNLGATTTDAAAWDLHVQGFTVRVNGGISGSGKAGAATTATAFADLTTAVTNASAYRIDTYAGVFGTQRYYRYNILGDHRISPTFDVYFVRRGSTTYKLQITGYYSTTGTARHITFRWAKLD; encoded by the coding sequence GTGAAGCGTATCCTGCCCATCGCCCTCAGTCTTGCCCTTGCCGCCTGCGCTACCGACGGCGTCGTCTCTCCCGTGGACCTTCGCGACGAAGGTTCGATGACCGTAATCGCGACCTCCAACTGGCAGTTCGTGAGCCTGGGCGACTCGGCGTTGGTGTCGCCATCGCCAAGCGCGAATGCGAGTGCCGCCTGGGACATCGCATTTCTCGGCACGAACGTGACGCTGAACGGCGGCGACGCCGGCCCGGGTGGCGTGACGGCCGCGTGCCTTTGCCAGAACAGCGCCGCGACCGACGAACAGGTGCTGGCGATGACGCCGGCGAGTCAGTTCACGGCCTTTGACACCGTGACCTCGGTGCCGCTGGGCCTCGCGTTCACCAGCGACGCGCTGACGCCGGCGATTGTCGGGTGGTTCAGCGGCAGCGGCGCCGCCGCGGCGGCGGATACCACCAAGACCTGGCTCGTGCGCCTCAGCGACTCCGCGTCGTTCGCGGCCGTGCGGGTGAAGGCGATCGCCGCGCCGACGGCGACGCACGCGGGTGCGGTCACGCTCGAGTACCGCCTGCAAGCCAGCGAAGGCGCCGCGCTGGGCGCGGCGCAGGAGATCACCGTGGATGCCGGCGCAGCCGGCGGCACGCGCGTGGATCTCAACCTCGGCGCGACCACCACCGACGCCGCGGCCTGGGATCTGCACGTGCAGGGCTTCACGGTCCGCGTCAACGGCGGCATCAGCGGCAGCGGCAAGGCGGGTGCGGCGACGACGGCCACGGCCTTCGCCGACCTCACGACCGCGGTGACGAACGCGAGCGCGTACCGCATCGACACCTACGCCGGTGTGTTCGGGACGCAGCGCTACTACCGCTACAACATCCTCGGCGACCACCGCATCTCGCCGACCTTCGACGTGTACTTCGTCCGTCGCGGCAGCACGACCTACAAGCTGCAGATTACGGGCTACTACAGCACGACCGGCACGGCGCGCCACATCACCTTCCGTTGGGCGAAGCTCGACTGA